In Arachis stenosperma cultivar V10309 chromosome 1, arast.V10309.gnm1.PFL2, whole genome shotgun sequence, one DNA window encodes the following:
- the LOC130970321 gene encoding protein ALWAYS EARLY 3 isoform X1, whose amino-acid sequence MLSLCHSRLHLLLKDSNQIPPQNHCYAFNSQFQFSTIGCVFWILFLIHVVFREKRDSISVFGHLEQTLEPQIMAPSKKSRSVNKRFPNVREAASSKDKNAENASKNKQKASPGTQKKRKLADMLGPQWSKEELEHFYEAYRKYGKDWKKVSLAVRNRSVEMVEALYTMNRAYLSLPEGTASVVGLIAMMTDHYSVLGGSDSEKESNEDAEVSKRSQKRLRKKQMNDHKTLEGPFSDHSQSQSVASGDGCLSLLKTRNSGLTPHAVRKRTPRVPISHSIGKDNAEKLFSSARQGRKQMVDTNDVTHKIALALAEASQRGGSSKISASPNKRAAPSPSKKSGKKVKSEIAGSKFCSSDLDGGSSELSLGSTEGDNGDYNRKTVNWTSRENTGKGRNREKRVKHTGNNLEPEESLNMHLDEIKEASSGTDDGKNLNFIKSNFSTDFANAKNPSPSSYKGSKKRSKKLQVEKDEASAFDALKTLADLSLMMPVTNADSESSAQVREGNHDVEESKVKMHKATKIERTASSALGKIFSDGAAISEGEGVYQLNAGIRKRKQKSFSLNNDETHTDSHLSGSQKIKDTDEVKKSMVKGKRSSVSTTYPRQPKLVKSPGKMSSSGNDKREGDDSTSSPIKVSSANQVGQVNKGRPRRKMGKPKPMAEGDPVVSGNIFSSQHNKSCASVQNSSSSPKGKLINCLSSHQARRWCTFEWFYSAIDYPWFSKREFVEYLDHVGLGHVPRLTRIEWGVIRSSLGKPRRFSEQFLIEEKQKLNQYRESVRSHYAEVLAGTKEGLPTDLARPLIVGQRVIAIHPKTREIHNGSILTVDHCRCLVQFDQRELGAEFVMDIDCMPMYPFENMPTSMARHHVAHCRINETFNDLRLNGKLKQEIIADHTILSPSETIDTTKGLHILPTKHGSSTLSNQGVSPNSKSQVKAMCNQICNAQQAPSLQPLPFEHVHSKEADISAISELTRALDKKELVMSELKVMNDGVSESQKYGDNSLKDSESFKRSYASLIKHLTEVNEQVSSALFRLRQRNTYQGSTTELSLKPIANYDDPGGQASSSNCSACHNQESIPLGHIAEIVESSRRKARAMVVQATQAMSIFMKTDSKVEKIEDAINFINNQLSVDDPAAPATNSLPADSIHITLASQDQLTGNTLNPSVNCHAQDAEFNSSSDQNEMKIPSELISHCLATLLMIQKCTERQFPPADVAQVLDSAVTSLQPFCSKNLPIYGEIQKCMGIIRNQILALIPT is encoded by the exons ATGCTTTCTCTCTGTCACTCTcgacttcatcttcttcttaaAGATTCCAATCAGATCCCTCCACAGAATCACTGTTACGCCTTCAATTCGCAATTTCAGTTCTCTACGATCG GGTGTGTCTTCTGGATTTTGTTCCTCATCCATGTTGTATTTAGGGAGAAACGAGATTCCATTTCAGTATTTGGTCATCTAGAGCAAACTTTAGAGCCTCAA ATTATGGCCCCTTCCAAAAAATCCAGAAGTGTAAATAAGAGGTTTCCTAATGTTCGTGAAGCTGCTTCGAGTAAAGATAAAAATGCAGAAAATGCTAGCAAGAATAAGCAGAAGGCAAGTCCTGGCACTCAGAAG AAGAGAAAATTGGCTGACATGTTAGGGCCACAATGGAGCAAGGAGGAACTTGAGCATTTCTATGAAGCTTACCGTAAATATGGAAAAGACTGGAAGAAg GTTTCTCTTGCAGTACGTAATAGATCCGTGGAAATGGTAGAAGCTTTGTACACAATGAACAGG GCATACTTATCTCTTCCAGAGGGCACTGCTTCTGTTGTTGGACTGATAGCAATGATGACGGATCATTATAGTGTACTG GGAGGAAGTGACAGTGAAAAGGAGAGCAATGAAGATGCAGAAGTATCTAAAAGGTCTCAAAAACGTTTGCGAAAAAAACAAATGAATGACCATAAAACATTAGAGGGACCCTTTTCAGATCATTCTCAATCACAATCTGTTGCATCAGGTGATGGTTGCTTGTCGCTGTTGAAGACTAGGAATTCTG GGCTTACTCCTCATGCTGTCAGAAAACGGACTCCTCGAGTACCTATTTCACATTCCATTGGTAAAGATAATGCAGAGAAGTTATTTTCATCTGCCAGACAGGGGCGCAAACAAATGGTTGATACTAATGATGTTACTCATAAGATTGCATTAGCATTGGCCGAGGCTTCACAAAGAGGTGGCTCCTCAAAAATTTCTGCGTCTCCAAACAAGAGAGCAGCGCCATCACCTAGTAAGAAAAGTGGGAAGAAG GTTAAATCAGAAATAGCTGGATCCAAGTTTTGCAGTTCTGATTTGGATGGGGGTAGTTCTGAATTGAGTTTAGGAAGCACAGAAGGAGACAATGGAGATTATAATAGAAAAACAGTTAATTGGACAAGTAGGGAAAACACTGGAAAAGGAAGGAATCGAGAAAAGAGAGTAAAACACACTGGGAACAATTTAGAACCTGAGGAAAGTTTAAACATGCATTTGGATGAGATAAAGGAAGCCTCAAGTGGGACAGATGATGgtaaaaatctgaattttatcaaatcaaattttagCACTGATTTTGCAAATGCAAAGAATCCAAGTCCCTCTTCTTACAAGGGTTCAAAGAAGAGAAGTAAAAAACTACAGGTTGAGAAAG ATGAAGCTTCGGCTTTTGATGCTCTGAAAACTTTGGCTGATCTGTCTTTGATGATGCCTGTTACGAATGCTGACAGTG AGTCATCAGCACAGGTCAGAGAAGGAAACCATGATGTTGAGGAGTCTAAAGTGAAAATGCATAAGGCAACTAAGATTGAAAGAACTGCTTCAAGTGCATTAGGCAAGATCTTCTCTGATGGAGCTGCTATTTCTGAAGGGGAGGGTGTGTACCAGCTTAATGCAGGAATCAGGAAAAGGAAACAGAAATCTTTTAGCCTAAAC AATGATGAAACACATACTGATTCTCACCTCAGTGGCTCCCAGAAAATCAag GATACTGATGAGGTCAAGAAATCAATGGTTAAAGGTAAGCGATCATCTGTTTCTACAACATATCCAAGACAACCAAAGTTAGTTAAATCCCCGGGAAAGATGTCTTCAAGTGGTAATGACAAAAGAGAAGGGGATGATTCAACTTCATCTCCCATAAAGGTTTCATCTGCTAACCAAGTCGGTCAAGTAAACAAAGGAAGGCCTAGAAGAAAAATGGGAAAACCAAAAccaatggcagaaggagatccAGTGGTGTCTGGAAATATTTTCAGTAGTCAGCATAATAAATCCTGTGCTTCGGTCCAGAATAGTTCCTCTAGTCCCAAG GGAAAGCTTATTAACTGCCTGTCTTCACATCAAGCACGGAGATGGTGCACTTTTGAATGGTTTTATAGTGCCATCGATTACCCATGGTTTTCAAAGAGGGAGTTCGTGGAGTACTTGGACCATGTTGGACTGGGTCATGTTCCTAGATTGACTCGTATTGAGTGGGGAGTCATTAGAAG TTCCCTTGGCAAACCGCGGAGATTTTCAGAGCAATTTTTGATAGAAGAAAAACAGAAGCTTAATCAATACCGAGAATCTGTTAGATCACATTATGCTGAAGTTCTTGCTGGTACCAAGGAAGGCCTTCCTACTGATTTGGCTCGGCCATTAATTGTTGGCCAGCGAGTTATTGCTATTCATCCGAAGACAAGAGAGATTCATAATGGAAGTATACTAACTGTTGACCATTGTCGGTGTCTGGTTCAGTTTGACCAGCGTGAACTCGGGGCTGAATTTGTTATG GATATAGATTGCATGCCTATGTATCCATTTGAAAATATGCCTACATCTATGGCAAGACACCACGTTGCTCATTGTAGAATAAACGAGACCTTTAATGATCTCCGACTTAATGGAAAACTGAAACAAGAAATTATTGCTGATCACACAATATTGTCCCCTAGTGAGACTATAGATACTACTAAAGGTCTTCACATATTGCCCACTAAGCATGGAAGCAGTACTTTATCAAATCAG GGAGTTTCACCAAATTCCAAATCACAAGTGAAAGCTATGTGCAATCAGATTTGTAATGCTCAACAGGCACCAAGTTTGCAACCTTTGCCTTTTGAACATGTTCATTCAAAAGAAGCTGACATATCGGCTATTTCAGAGTTGACTCGCGCTCTTGACAAGAAG GAACTTGTGATGTCTGAACTGAAGGTCATGAATGATGGGGTTTCAGAAAGCCAGAAATATGGAGACAACTCATTGAAAGATTCAGAGTCTTTTAAGAGGAGTTATGCTTCACTAATAAAGCATTTAACTGAAGTAAATGAGCAG GTTTCTTCTGCTTTGTTTCGCCTGAGGCAACGCAACACATATCAAGGAAGCACCACAGAATTATCACTAAAGCCCATAGCTAATTATGATGACCCTGGTGGTCAAGCTagctcctccaattgttcagCATGTCATAACCAAGAATCTATACCTCTTGGCCATATAGCTGAAATTGTTGAAAGTTCTAGAAGAAAAGCCCGAGCAATGGTTGTTCAAGCTACACAG GCAATGTCAATATTTATGAAGACAGATAGTAAGGTTGAAAAGATCGAGGATGCAATAAATTTTATCAATAATCAGCTTTCAGTGGATGACCCTGCTGCTCCAGCCACAAATTCTCTGCCTGCTGATTCAATTCACATCACTCTGGCTTCTCAGGATCAATTGACAGGAAACACATTAAATCCCTCAGTAAATTGTCATGCACAAGATGCTGAATTTAACAGTTCATCTGAccaaaatgaaatgaaaattcCTTCAGAACTCATATCTCATTGTCTAGCTACACTACTCATGATTCAG AAGTGCACGGAACGAC
- the LOC130970321 gene encoding protein ALWAYS EARLY 3 isoform X2, translating into MCIIYSITNGLQGCKLIFRIMAPSKKSRSVNKRFPNVREAASSKDKNAENASKNKQKASPGTQKKRKLADMLGPQWSKEELEHFYEAYRKYGKDWKKVSLAVRNRSVEMVEALYTMNRAYLSLPEGTASVVGLIAMMTDHYSVLGGSDSEKESNEDAEVSKRSQKRLRKKQMNDHKTLEGPFSDHSQSQSVASGDGCLSLLKTRNSGLTPHAVRKRTPRVPISHSIGKDNAEKLFSSARQGRKQMVDTNDVTHKIALALAEASQRGGSSKISASPNKRAAPSPSKKSGKKVKSEIAGSKFCSSDLDGGSSELSLGSTEGDNGDYNRKTVNWTSRENTGKGRNREKRVKHTGNNLEPEESLNMHLDEIKEASSGTDDGKNLNFIKSNFSTDFANAKNPSPSSYKGSKKRSKKLQVEKDEASAFDALKTLADLSLMMPVTNADSESSAQVREGNHDVEESKVKMHKATKIERTASSALGKIFSDGAAISEGEGVYQLNAGIRKRKQKSFSLNNDETHTDSHLSGSQKIKDTDEVKKSMVKGKRSSVSTTYPRQPKLVKSPGKMSSSGNDKREGDDSTSSPIKVSSANQVGQVNKGRPRRKMGKPKPMAEGDPVVSGNIFSSQHNKSCASVQNSSSSPKGKLINCLSSHQARRWCTFEWFYSAIDYPWFSKREFVEYLDHVGLGHVPRLTRIEWGVIRSSLGKPRRFSEQFLIEEKQKLNQYRESVRSHYAEVLAGTKEGLPTDLARPLIVGQRVIAIHPKTREIHNGSILTVDHCRCLVQFDQRELGAEFVMDIDCMPMYPFENMPTSMARHHVAHCRINETFNDLRLNGKLKQEIIADHTILSPSETIDTTKGLHILPTKHGSSTLSNQGVSPNSKSQVKAMCNQICNAQQAPSLQPLPFEHVHSKEADISAISELTRALDKKELVMSELKVMNDGVSESQKYGDNSLKDSESFKRSYASLIKHLTEVNEQVSSALFRLRQRNTYQGSTTELSLKPIANYDDPGGQASSSNCSACHNQESIPLGHIAEIVESSRRKARAMVVQATQAMSIFMKTDSKVEKIEDAINFINNQLSVDDPAAPATNSLPADSIHITLASQDQLTGNTLNPSVNCHAQDAEFNSSSDQNEMKIPSELISHCLATLLMIQKCTERQFPPADVAQVLDSAVTSLQPFCSKNLPIYGEIQKCMGIIRNQILALIPT; encoded by the exons ATGTGCATCATATATTCAATCACAAATGGACTTCAGGGCTGTAAGCTGATTTTCAGG ATTATGGCCCCTTCCAAAAAATCCAGAAGTGTAAATAAGAGGTTTCCTAATGTTCGTGAAGCTGCTTCGAGTAAAGATAAAAATGCAGAAAATGCTAGCAAGAATAAGCAGAAGGCAAGTCCTGGCACTCAGAAG AAGAGAAAATTGGCTGACATGTTAGGGCCACAATGGAGCAAGGAGGAACTTGAGCATTTCTATGAAGCTTACCGTAAATATGGAAAAGACTGGAAGAAg GTTTCTCTTGCAGTACGTAATAGATCCGTGGAAATGGTAGAAGCTTTGTACACAATGAACAGG GCATACTTATCTCTTCCAGAGGGCACTGCTTCTGTTGTTGGACTGATAGCAATGATGACGGATCATTATAGTGTACTG GGAGGAAGTGACAGTGAAAAGGAGAGCAATGAAGATGCAGAAGTATCTAAAAGGTCTCAAAAACGTTTGCGAAAAAAACAAATGAATGACCATAAAACATTAGAGGGACCCTTTTCAGATCATTCTCAATCACAATCTGTTGCATCAGGTGATGGTTGCTTGTCGCTGTTGAAGACTAGGAATTCTG GGCTTACTCCTCATGCTGTCAGAAAACGGACTCCTCGAGTACCTATTTCACATTCCATTGGTAAAGATAATGCAGAGAAGTTATTTTCATCTGCCAGACAGGGGCGCAAACAAATGGTTGATACTAATGATGTTACTCATAAGATTGCATTAGCATTGGCCGAGGCTTCACAAAGAGGTGGCTCCTCAAAAATTTCTGCGTCTCCAAACAAGAGAGCAGCGCCATCACCTAGTAAGAAAAGTGGGAAGAAG GTTAAATCAGAAATAGCTGGATCCAAGTTTTGCAGTTCTGATTTGGATGGGGGTAGTTCTGAATTGAGTTTAGGAAGCACAGAAGGAGACAATGGAGATTATAATAGAAAAACAGTTAATTGGACAAGTAGGGAAAACACTGGAAAAGGAAGGAATCGAGAAAAGAGAGTAAAACACACTGGGAACAATTTAGAACCTGAGGAAAGTTTAAACATGCATTTGGATGAGATAAAGGAAGCCTCAAGTGGGACAGATGATGgtaaaaatctgaattttatcaaatcaaattttagCACTGATTTTGCAAATGCAAAGAATCCAAGTCCCTCTTCTTACAAGGGTTCAAAGAAGAGAAGTAAAAAACTACAGGTTGAGAAAG ATGAAGCTTCGGCTTTTGATGCTCTGAAAACTTTGGCTGATCTGTCTTTGATGATGCCTGTTACGAATGCTGACAGTG AGTCATCAGCACAGGTCAGAGAAGGAAACCATGATGTTGAGGAGTCTAAAGTGAAAATGCATAAGGCAACTAAGATTGAAAGAACTGCTTCAAGTGCATTAGGCAAGATCTTCTCTGATGGAGCTGCTATTTCTGAAGGGGAGGGTGTGTACCAGCTTAATGCAGGAATCAGGAAAAGGAAACAGAAATCTTTTAGCCTAAAC AATGATGAAACACATACTGATTCTCACCTCAGTGGCTCCCAGAAAATCAag GATACTGATGAGGTCAAGAAATCAATGGTTAAAGGTAAGCGATCATCTGTTTCTACAACATATCCAAGACAACCAAAGTTAGTTAAATCCCCGGGAAAGATGTCTTCAAGTGGTAATGACAAAAGAGAAGGGGATGATTCAACTTCATCTCCCATAAAGGTTTCATCTGCTAACCAAGTCGGTCAAGTAAACAAAGGAAGGCCTAGAAGAAAAATGGGAAAACCAAAAccaatggcagaaggagatccAGTGGTGTCTGGAAATATTTTCAGTAGTCAGCATAATAAATCCTGTGCTTCGGTCCAGAATAGTTCCTCTAGTCCCAAG GGAAAGCTTATTAACTGCCTGTCTTCACATCAAGCACGGAGATGGTGCACTTTTGAATGGTTTTATAGTGCCATCGATTACCCATGGTTTTCAAAGAGGGAGTTCGTGGAGTACTTGGACCATGTTGGACTGGGTCATGTTCCTAGATTGACTCGTATTGAGTGGGGAGTCATTAGAAG TTCCCTTGGCAAACCGCGGAGATTTTCAGAGCAATTTTTGATAGAAGAAAAACAGAAGCTTAATCAATACCGAGAATCTGTTAGATCACATTATGCTGAAGTTCTTGCTGGTACCAAGGAAGGCCTTCCTACTGATTTGGCTCGGCCATTAATTGTTGGCCAGCGAGTTATTGCTATTCATCCGAAGACAAGAGAGATTCATAATGGAAGTATACTAACTGTTGACCATTGTCGGTGTCTGGTTCAGTTTGACCAGCGTGAACTCGGGGCTGAATTTGTTATG GATATAGATTGCATGCCTATGTATCCATTTGAAAATATGCCTACATCTATGGCAAGACACCACGTTGCTCATTGTAGAATAAACGAGACCTTTAATGATCTCCGACTTAATGGAAAACTGAAACAAGAAATTATTGCTGATCACACAATATTGTCCCCTAGTGAGACTATAGATACTACTAAAGGTCTTCACATATTGCCCACTAAGCATGGAAGCAGTACTTTATCAAATCAG GGAGTTTCACCAAATTCCAAATCACAAGTGAAAGCTATGTGCAATCAGATTTGTAATGCTCAACAGGCACCAAGTTTGCAACCTTTGCCTTTTGAACATGTTCATTCAAAAGAAGCTGACATATCGGCTATTTCAGAGTTGACTCGCGCTCTTGACAAGAAG GAACTTGTGATGTCTGAACTGAAGGTCATGAATGATGGGGTTTCAGAAAGCCAGAAATATGGAGACAACTCATTGAAAGATTCAGAGTCTTTTAAGAGGAGTTATGCTTCACTAATAAAGCATTTAACTGAAGTAAATGAGCAG GTTTCTTCTGCTTTGTTTCGCCTGAGGCAACGCAACACATATCAAGGAAGCACCACAGAATTATCACTAAAGCCCATAGCTAATTATGATGACCCTGGTGGTCAAGCTagctcctccaattgttcagCATGTCATAACCAAGAATCTATACCTCTTGGCCATATAGCTGAAATTGTTGAAAGTTCTAGAAGAAAAGCCCGAGCAATGGTTGTTCAAGCTACACAG GCAATGTCAATATTTATGAAGACAGATAGTAAGGTTGAAAAGATCGAGGATGCAATAAATTTTATCAATAATCAGCTTTCAGTGGATGACCCTGCTGCTCCAGCCACAAATTCTCTGCCTGCTGATTCAATTCACATCACTCTGGCTTCTCAGGATCAATTGACAGGAAACACATTAAATCCCTCAGTAAATTGTCATGCACAAGATGCTGAATTTAACAGTTCATCTGAccaaaatgaaatgaaaattcCTTCAGAACTCATATCTCATTGTCTAGCTACACTACTCATGATTCAG AAGTGCACGGAACGAC
- the LOC130970321 gene encoding protein ALWAYS EARLY 3 isoform X3, producing MAPSKKSRSVNKRFPNVREAASSKDKNAENASKNKQKASPGTQKKRKLADMLGPQWSKEELEHFYEAYRKYGKDWKKVSLAVRNRSVEMVEALYTMNRAYLSLPEGTASVVGLIAMMTDHYSVLGGSDSEKESNEDAEVSKRSQKRLRKKQMNDHKTLEGPFSDHSQSQSVASGDGCLSLLKTRNSGLTPHAVRKRTPRVPISHSIGKDNAEKLFSSARQGRKQMVDTNDVTHKIALALAEASQRGGSSKISASPNKRAAPSPSKKSGKKVKSEIAGSKFCSSDLDGGSSELSLGSTEGDNGDYNRKTVNWTSRENTGKGRNREKRVKHTGNNLEPEESLNMHLDEIKEASSGTDDGKNLNFIKSNFSTDFANAKNPSPSSYKGSKKRSKKLQVEKDEASAFDALKTLADLSLMMPVTNADSESSAQVREGNHDVEESKVKMHKATKIERTASSALGKIFSDGAAISEGEGVYQLNAGIRKRKQKSFSLNNDETHTDSHLSGSQKIKDTDEVKKSMVKGKRSSVSTTYPRQPKLVKSPGKMSSSGNDKREGDDSTSSPIKVSSANQVGQVNKGRPRRKMGKPKPMAEGDPVVSGNIFSSQHNKSCASVQNSSSSPKGKLINCLSSHQARRWCTFEWFYSAIDYPWFSKREFVEYLDHVGLGHVPRLTRIEWGVIRSSLGKPRRFSEQFLIEEKQKLNQYRESVRSHYAEVLAGTKEGLPTDLARPLIVGQRVIAIHPKTREIHNGSILTVDHCRCLVQFDQRELGAEFVMDIDCMPMYPFENMPTSMARHHVAHCRINETFNDLRLNGKLKQEIIADHTILSPSETIDTTKGLHILPTKHGSSTLSNQGVSPNSKSQVKAMCNQICNAQQAPSLQPLPFEHVHSKEADISAISELTRALDKKELVMSELKVMNDGVSESQKYGDNSLKDSESFKRSYASLIKHLTEVNEQVSSALFRLRQRNTYQGSTTELSLKPIANYDDPGGQASSSNCSACHNQESIPLGHIAEIVESSRRKARAMVVQATQAMSIFMKTDSKVEKIEDAINFINNQLSVDDPAAPATNSLPADSIHITLASQDQLTGNTLNPSVNCHAQDAEFNSSSDQNEMKIPSELISHCLATLLMIQKCTERQFPPADVAQVLDSAVTSLQPFCSKNLPIYGEIQKCMGIIRNQILALIPT from the exons ATGGCCCCTTCCAAAAAATCCAGAAGTGTAAATAAGAGGTTTCCTAATGTTCGTGAAGCTGCTTCGAGTAAAGATAAAAATGCAGAAAATGCTAGCAAGAATAAGCAGAAGGCAAGTCCTGGCACTCAGAAG AAGAGAAAATTGGCTGACATGTTAGGGCCACAATGGAGCAAGGAGGAACTTGAGCATTTCTATGAAGCTTACCGTAAATATGGAAAAGACTGGAAGAAg GTTTCTCTTGCAGTACGTAATAGATCCGTGGAAATGGTAGAAGCTTTGTACACAATGAACAGG GCATACTTATCTCTTCCAGAGGGCACTGCTTCTGTTGTTGGACTGATAGCAATGATGACGGATCATTATAGTGTACTG GGAGGAAGTGACAGTGAAAAGGAGAGCAATGAAGATGCAGAAGTATCTAAAAGGTCTCAAAAACGTTTGCGAAAAAAACAAATGAATGACCATAAAACATTAGAGGGACCCTTTTCAGATCATTCTCAATCACAATCTGTTGCATCAGGTGATGGTTGCTTGTCGCTGTTGAAGACTAGGAATTCTG GGCTTACTCCTCATGCTGTCAGAAAACGGACTCCTCGAGTACCTATTTCACATTCCATTGGTAAAGATAATGCAGAGAAGTTATTTTCATCTGCCAGACAGGGGCGCAAACAAATGGTTGATACTAATGATGTTACTCATAAGATTGCATTAGCATTGGCCGAGGCTTCACAAAGAGGTGGCTCCTCAAAAATTTCTGCGTCTCCAAACAAGAGAGCAGCGCCATCACCTAGTAAGAAAAGTGGGAAGAAG GTTAAATCAGAAATAGCTGGATCCAAGTTTTGCAGTTCTGATTTGGATGGGGGTAGTTCTGAATTGAGTTTAGGAAGCACAGAAGGAGACAATGGAGATTATAATAGAAAAACAGTTAATTGGACAAGTAGGGAAAACACTGGAAAAGGAAGGAATCGAGAAAAGAGAGTAAAACACACTGGGAACAATTTAGAACCTGAGGAAAGTTTAAACATGCATTTGGATGAGATAAAGGAAGCCTCAAGTGGGACAGATGATGgtaaaaatctgaattttatcaaatcaaattttagCACTGATTTTGCAAATGCAAAGAATCCAAGTCCCTCTTCTTACAAGGGTTCAAAGAAGAGAAGTAAAAAACTACAGGTTGAGAAAG ATGAAGCTTCGGCTTTTGATGCTCTGAAAACTTTGGCTGATCTGTCTTTGATGATGCCTGTTACGAATGCTGACAGTG AGTCATCAGCACAGGTCAGAGAAGGAAACCATGATGTTGAGGAGTCTAAAGTGAAAATGCATAAGGCAACTAAGATTGAAAGAACTGCTTCAAGTGCATTAGGCAAGATCTTCTCTGATGGAGCTGCTATTTCTGAAGGGGAGGGTGTGTACCAGCTTAATGCAGGAATCAGGAAAAGGAAACAGAAATCTTTTAGCCTAAAC AATGATGAAACACATACTGATTCTCACCTCAGTGGCTCCCAGAAAATCAag GATACTGATGAGGTCAAGAAATCAATGGTTAAAGGTAAGCGATCATCTGTTTCTACAACATATCCAAGACAACCAAAGTTAGTTAAATCCCCGGGAAAGATGTCTTCAAGTGGTAATGACAAAAGAGAAGGGGATGATTCAACTTCATCTCCCATAAAGGTTTCATCTGCTAACCAAGTCGGTCAAGTAAACAAAGGAAGGCCTAGAAGAAAAATGGGAAAACCAAAAccaatggcagaaggagatccAGTGGTGTCTGGAAATATTTTCAGTAGTCAGCATAATAAATCCTGTGCTTCGGTCCAGAATAGTTCCTCTAGTCCCAAG GGAAAGCTTATTAACTGCCTGTCTTCACATCAAGCACGGAGATGGTGCACTTTTGAATGGTTTTATAGTGCCATCGATTACCCATGGTTTTCAAAGAGGGAGTTCGTGGAGTACTTGGACCATGTTGGACTGGGTCATGTTCCTAGATTGACTCGTATTGAGTGGGGAGTCATTAGAAG TTCCCTTGGCAAACCGCGGAGATTTTCAGAGCAATTTTTGATAGAAGAAAAACAGAAGCTTAATCAATACCGAGAATCTGTTAGATCACATTATGCTGAAGTTCTTGCTGGTACCAAGGAAGGCCTTCCTACTGATTTGGCTCGGCCATTAATTGTTGGCCAGCGAGTTATTGCTATTCATCCGAAGACAAGAGAGATTCATAATGGAAGTATACTAACTGTTGACCATTGTCGGTGTCTGGTTCAGTTTGACCAGCGTGAACTCGGGGCTGAATTTGTTATG GATATAGATTGCATGCCTATGTATCCATTTGAAAATATGCCTACATCTATGGCAAGACACCACGTTGCTCATTGTAGAATAAACGAGACCTTTAATGATCTCCGACTTAATGGAAAACTGAAACAAGAAATTATTGCTGATCACACAATATTGTCCCCTAGTGAGACTATAGATACTACTAAAGGTCTTCACATATTGCCCACTAAGCATGGAAGCAGTACTTTATCAAATCAG GGAGTTTCACCAAATTCCAAATCACAAGTGAAAGCTATGTGCAATCAGATTTGTAATGCTCAACAGGCACCAAGTTTGCAACCTTTGCCTTTTGAACATGTTCATTCAAAAGAAGCTGACATATCGGCTATTTCAGAGTTGACTCGCGCTCTTGACAAGAAG GAACTTGTGATGTCTGAACTGAAGGTCATGAATGATGGGGTTTCAGAAAGCCAGAAATATGGAGACAACTCATTGAAAGATTCAGAGTCTTTTAAGAGGAGTTATGCTTCACTAATAAAGCATTTAACTGAAGTAAATGAGCAG GTTTCTTCTGCTTTGTTTCGCCTGAGGCAACGCAACACATATCAAGGAAGCACCACAGAATTATCACTAAAGCCCATAGCTAATTATGATGACCCTGGTGGTCAAGCTagctcctccaattgttcagCATGTCATAACCAAGAATCTATACCTCTTGGCCATATAGCTGAAATTGTTGAAAGTTCTAGAAGAAAAGCCCGAGCAATGGTTGTTCAAGCTACACAG GCAATGTCAATATTTATGAAGACAGATAGTAAGGTTGAAAAGATCGAGGATGCAATAAATTTTATCAATAATCAGCTTTCAGTGGATGACCCTGCTGCTCCAGCCACAAATTCTCTGCCTGCTGATTCAATTCACATCACTCTGGCTTCTCAGGATCAATTGACAGGAAACACATTAAATCCCTCAGTAAATTGTCATGCACAAGATGCTGAATTTAACAGTTCATCTGAccaaaatgaaatgaaaattcCTTCAGAACTCATATCTCATTGTCTAGCTACACTACTCATGATTCAG AAGTGCACGGAACGAC